GGCGCGCTCCGCCTCCGCTGCGGCCGTCTCGGCGACGCCGGGGAACCGGCTGCCAACTTCGGCGAGGGTCACGCAGGCCTGACTGGTCTGTCCCAGCCGTCCCAGAGCTGCGCCAAGTTCAAACAACGCTTTTGGCGCGGTCTCACCCGTGGCATTGCCGGAGAAGGACGCCAGATAGGCCCGCGCGGCCTCACGGGTGTCGCCCAACCCATCAAGCGCCTTGCCACGGTTATATTCCACCGCAGCGGCCAAGGGGCTGCCCGGATAAGCCTGCGTGAAGGCTGCAAATTTCTCCGCCGCCTCCTGATAGGCGCCGCTGTCCAGCGCCGCTTTGGCGGCATCGAAATCCGCCTGTTCCCCCACGGCCAGCTCAGAGGTGGTATCAACAGCCGTGCCCGGCGTCGCCGGCAGGGCCGGTGCGCCGCCTTCCGGCAATTCCCCACCGCCAAGCGTGGTGGTTTCGCCCAGCTGCGAGATATCGCCGCCTTCCAGCTCCACCAGCCGGAATTCCAGATCACCGATCCGGTTGGTGCCATCCTGCACCACGCGATCCACCCGGTAAGACAGCTGTTCGGTCTGCGCGGTCAGCCGCTGCAGCTCGGCCTCGATGGCGCTGACCCGATCCAGCACGCTGTCACCTGCGACATTGGTCTGCGGGCTGCCAGTGGTCGACATTTCCCGCTTCAGCCGCTGGATTTCGACGTGCAGCACCGTCAGCTCCTGACGAATATCGGCGAGGGTCTGTTCATCCTGCGCCCGCGCCATCAGCGGCGGCATGGCCAGGGTCAGTGCAAGGGCGGCAATCGCAAAAGGGCGCAGTTGCATGATCGCTTACCCCGTCAGACCACCCGCCAGCACGGTGACCGCGCGACGGTTCTTGGTGTAACAAGCCTCATTCGAGCAGATCTCCAGCGGGCGTTCCTTGCCAAAGCTGACGACTTGCAGGCGGTTGCCCGCCACTCCTTGCGACAGCAGATATTCCCGCGCGGCATTGGCGCGGCGCGCCCCGAGGGCGAGGTTATATTCCCGCGTGCCCTGCTCATCCGCGTGGCCTTCGATAGTGACCACATAGTCCGGGTTCGCGGTCAGCCAGCGCGCCTGCCCCTGCAGAACGCTCTGCGCGGCGGGCGAAAGGGTCGACTGGTCAACCGCAAACAACACCCGGTCTCCAACGGTCTGCTGGAAATAAGCCGGGCTGCTGGGATCAAGCTGTCCCGCGGCGCCTGCGCCCGCTCCCGCACCGGAGCCATTGCCTCCTGCCGTATCGTCCCAGGGATTGCCTGCACAGGCACTCAGTCCCAATGCCGCTGCCACCAGCATCGCTTTTGTCAAACCACTCATGATGTCCGCCTCGTCCCGTTTCCATATCTTGCACCAGATTTATCACAGCGCTGGTGCCGCTGCCACTTTGGTCTTCGTTCCTGGCGCGCGCATCGGGCCGGCATGGCAGACGCGCGACACCTCAGTTCTGCAGCGGCGACCATGCCGGGTCCGACGCGCCATCCGGGGTGCGCACAGGTTTCAGGTTGCGCCCTGAAACATCCACCGAATAAAGCAGCGCCCGGCCGCTGGCACCCTGCGTTTCGCGGGTGAACATGATCACCCGGCCATTGGGCGACCAGGTTGGCCCCTCATCGAGGAAAGACGCCGTCAGCAAGCGTTCTTCGCTGCCATCGGTGCGCATCACACCAATGTGGAACCGGCCCTTGTTCTGTTTGGTAAAGGCGATCATATCGCCGCGCGGTGACCAGACCGGGGTGCCGTAGCGCCCCGCGCCAAAGCTGATCCGCCGGGCCTCGCCGCCGGTGGCAGCCATCACATAAAGCTGCGGCGCGCCGGAACGGTCGCTTTCAAAAACAATCTGACTGCCATCCGGCGAAAACGACGGGGCCGTTTCAATCGACGGTGCGCTGGTCAGACGAGTGCGGGCGCCGGTGTCGATATTCATGGTAAAAATATCGGTATTGCCGCCCTGCGATTGCGAATAAACCACCGTGCGCCCATCCGGGGCAAAGCGCGGCGCAAAGCTCATTATGCCATTGTCCGCCGACAGAACCCGGCGTTGAACGCTGCCCACATCCAGCACATGGATCTGCGGAAAGCCGCTCTCATAGCTGGTGTAAAGCACCCGGTCACCGGTGGGCGAGAACCGCGGCGCCAGCACGATGGAGGCGCTGTTGGTCAGATACTGCACGTTGGCGCCATCGTAATCCATGATCGCCAAGCGCTTGCGTCGGTCATTCTTCGGCCCGCTTTCGGAGACGAACACCACGCGGCTGTCGAAATAGCCGCTCTCGCCGGTGATGCGGCTGTAGATCACATCCGCCACCTTATGCGCCATACGCCGCCAGCCATCGGTGGTGCCGGAAAATTGCAGCCCCGTGCCGAGTTCCTTCTCCGCAAAGACATCATGCCCACGAAACCGCACTGTCAGCCGATTGCCATTGACGCTGAGCGCGCCGGTGATCAGCGCCTGCGCATTCACAGCCTTCCAGTCGGCATAGGACACCGCAGCGTCAAAATCGGTTACTTTGGAGATATGCGCCGAGGCCGGCACCTCACGAAACAGGCCGGTGCCGCTCAGATCCGCTGCGATCACCCGCGAGATATCGCGCGCCAGTTCAGCAGCGGCAGGGGTTTCGGGCACAAAGCCGGGCACCGCATAGGGCAAGGGTTCGATCACCCCGTCGGTGATTTCGATCCTGAGCGGGCCATCCTGTGCCTGCGCAGGCACAACCGGTGCCATCACCGCCGCTCCCAGCAGGGTCGCGCCCATCACGAGCGTTGCCAGATATGTCCTCATTTGATCCGCATCCTTTCGGGATTGAAGGTCATTTCGATATTACGCCATTGGGCATATTTGTCAGACGGAAGTTGAAAGCCGCGCGCACCGCAGCGCAAAATCGCCCGCCGTGCCGCGCCAAAGGCCTGATTGGCCGCCGAACCTGATCCGCCAGTGCTGGACAGCATTCGAATGCTGCCCTCCTCCGGTCGGCCATCCTGTGTCAATGCGACGGAGACCACCACGGTGGTGCGCAGTGCCTCCGATGACAGCGAGCCGACGTTCCAGCATTGCTGCACCGCAACCCGCAATGCGTCCTTCTCTCCGCTGGTCAGCGGCGGACCGGAGGGTTCCGGCGCTTCCACCTCGCCGCCACCGGCAAGGGCTGCGGCCAATGCATCCTCCACCGCATCAGAGCGATCCGGGGATGGGGCGGTTTCAGGTTCCGCCGCATTGGGCTCCGGTTCGGGCTGCGCCACCGGTTCAGGGCGATCAGGTCGCCGCCTCGGGCGCAAGGACTGCGCGGGGGCGGCGCTGGCCACCTGATCGGTCTCGGCCTCGACCTCCTCGGTCACGATCCGGTCATTGGCCGCCGCTTCGGCGGTGGCCTGCTGGGATTCCTGTGCAGGTTCGGTCCCGACCTCATCGGACACCTCGGGCTGGGCTACATCGGCAATCTGCGTGTCTGGTTCCGGCGGTGCGACAGGTGTTGGTGCAACCCGATCAACCGGGCGCAGCTGCGGGCGCTCGGTCAATTGCGGCGTCACAGTCGTTGCATCAGGCACATCCGGCGGCGTCGGCGCGGCGACCGGCGGGGCCGGCTCGACCGGCTGCGGTTCTGGCCGCTCGCCCAACTCGGCATCCGGTTCAGGCGGGGTCACCGGCTCAGGCTGGGTGATCTGCGGCTCTGGATCCGGCTCTGGCGGTGACGTTAGCTCCGGGCGCGGCTCTAGTTCGGGCTGGGTCAGATCACCTGCGGAATCCGCCACAACTGGCGCGGCGCGCTGCTGGCTCAGCTTGGCAAACTCCTCCGAACTGATCAGCGCCACATCCTGCACCGCAAGCGGCAAGGGTTCAGACGGAAACCAGGCGCCGAACACGACCCAGCCCGCCAGCAGTGCGTGGCCTGCAACAGAGATCTTGGTTCCGGTTTGCACACCCGTGCCCCGCCTATTGTCCGGTATCGTCGACGGCACGCCCGTCAAGGCTCGGGCCACCCACATCGGTCACCAGTCCAACGCTGGAAAACCCACCGGCGTTCAGCGCGCCCATCACCTGCATCACCGCCTCGTAGGGGATCGCCCCATCGGCGCGCAGGAACACCTGATCCGAAGACCGCTCTGCCGCGATGGCGCGCAGTTTGGCGATCAGCTCATCCGGGGCCACGGCAGTGGTCTGGATCTGGATCTCGCCGCTGGCGGTCATGGTCACGGTCAGCGGTTCCTCCTCATCGCCCGGCAATGCGCCTGCGGCGGTCTTTGGCAGCTCCACCGGCACACCAACCGTCATCAACGGGGCGGCCACCATAAAGATGATCAGCAGCACCAGCATCACATCGACAAAGGGCGTGACGTTGATTTCCGCCATCGGCCGCGCACGACTGCGCCGCCGTCCCCGGCGGCGCCCATTGGCGGCATTGGGTTGAACCGAGGCGCCCATGGATCAGGAATCCAGCTGGCGGCTGAGGATGGTGGAAAACTCATCGGCAAAGGCTTCGTAGCTGCCGATGATGCGGTCGCTGTCCGCGCTCAGCTTGTTGTAGAAAATCACCGCAGGGATCGCCGCCAGAAGCCCCAGACCGGTCGCCATCAGCGCCTCGGCAATGCCCGGCGCCACAACAGCGAGGTTGGTGTTCTGCTGCTCCGCAATCTCAATAAAGGCGGTCATGATGCCCCAGACGGTGCCGAACAGCCCGACAAACGGCGCGGTGGAGCCAACAGTGGCCAGGATCGACAGACCGCTCTGGACATGCTCGCTTTCCTTGGCGATGGCCACATCCATCGACCGTTCGATCCGCGCCTGTGCGCCCGCAATCAGCGCCCCGTCGGTGCGGTGACTGCGCCGCCATTCGGTCATGCCAGCGGCAAAGATCCGTTGCGACTGCCCCTTGGGCTGCGGGCCGATCTGATCGAACAGACCGTCCAGCGGCTCTCCTGACCAGAAGGCACGGTCGAACTCCGCTGCCTCACGCCGGGCAAGGCGGTAATTAATCAGTTTCTGCAAGATGATCGCCCAGGACCAAACGGAGGCGACGACCAGCATCAGCATCACCAATTTGACCGTCAGGGTTGCCCGCGCGAATAGCCCCCACATGGAGAAATCAATCTCCTGCGCCAACGCCAGAGTTTCTGCTTCCATGGACCTGCTCTATGTTTTTGGCCGTTTTTCAGCCGTTTCCCGGCTTTGATTTGGCAAAAGGCTATCGCAGTTCAAGGCCAAAAGCCAATGAAACAGCCGTGAGAGCAGGAATTGTTACAGCAATGCGCGAATCTCTGCCGGCAGGCGGATGGGCGCGCCACTCTCTGCATTGACGCAAACCACGGTGACGATGGCGCGAAACAGCTCCGTCTCGCCGCGAAACACCTGCTGTGACATGGTGAGCCGTGCAGGCGTGACCTTCTGCACCTCGGTCTCGATCCGCAGCTCTTCGTCGAATTTGGCAGGGGCGAGGTAATCCGCCTCAATCCGGCGCACCACCCAGATCAGCCCGGCCTCGCGCATGGCGTTCTGATCATTGCCGAGGTTGCGCACCCAGTCGCTGCGCGCCCGTTCGATGAACCGCAGATAATTGGCGTGATAGACAATGCCGCCCATGTCGGTGTCTTCGTAATATACCCGAACCGGAAAGCGATGGATCATCTGTCTTGGCCTTTCTGGAGACGGCTCAGTGCGTGGTCGGGGCGGCGTCATCTGCGGGTGGCGTCACCGGCGCCTGAAGCCGCGCAAACAGACGCAGCGCATGGGAACTGTCGGCGGCAGAAACCGGCATCATCCGATCATAGGCCGCCGCGATCACCCCGGCAATCTCGGGCCGCAGAATGGTGGCGCCGGTGTCCGGCAACACCGCCAGCGGCGAGGTCTCGGCAAAGGCGCTGTCGCCCCAGGTCAGCATCGCCTGCACCGCCTGCGTCAGGGCGAGGGTTTCTGCGGGCAGCCTGGCCATGTCACCCGACATGCGCAGGAAGGTAAAGCAGGCCTGGATGCCGCCCTGATCGTCAAACCGGAAGGCGCGGTACTGGCTGGCATCCGCCTGTTTCAGACGCGCCACCAGCGGATCGAGATCCGGGATCAACCGGCCAAGGTCCGGCACCTCCAACAGCTCGTCCCAATCGCGGAAAAAGAACAGCATCAGATTGGCGCCCAGCTCGGGATCGGTCTCTGCCATCTGGTGTCCCGCCAGCGTCACAACCGCCTCCAGCGCGCCCTTGACGGTTTTCAGCGTCTCATCCTCAACCCCAAAGACGATCGGCGCAATCGGCCGCCCCCAGCGGGCAAAGGCATAAGCGCCGTCCGCGCGGGTAAACAGGGCTTCGATCTCGGCTGGGGTCATCATGCGGTTCTCTACTCAGACTGCGGTCTTGAAAGGGCTTAATGCCCGCTCGCGGGATCAACGGCAAGGGTTGCGACCGGGGATCGCCGTGCATCTACTGGCCACAGATATCCCCCGCCAGAGGCAGCGCCGCGTCTCGCGCGGCGCCGTGATCTCGTTCGCACGGGGAATGTCAGCACCACTGACCAAATGTTTCGCACGCGAAACATACGCTAAAATTGACTCTAATTCTTCAAACCCATTTTAACGCTTTCAGGCTGTTTTGACGCCAACCCGCACGCATGATGACGCGGGGCCACATCAGATGGCGCCCTATAGCAACAGGTCGCCCTGACCGCGTGGCGGCGTCAGTCCAAGGTGGGTCCAGGCTTTATGTGCCAGCATTCGGCCGCGCGGCGTGCGCTGGATCAGCCCCTGTTGCAGCAGGTAAGGTTCAATCACCTCCTCCAGCGCGTCGCGGCTTTCGCTCAGTGCCGCTGACATGGTTTCGATCCCCACGGGTCCGCCGCCATAGTTCTCTGCCACCATCCGCAGATAGCGCCGGTCGGCGCCGTCCAGCCCCAACTGATCCACCCCCAGCCGCGTCAGCGCGCCATCGGCCAGCTCCCGGGTGATGGTGCCATCGCCCTCGACAACCGCGAAGTCCACGACGCGGCGCAGGAGCCGTCCGGCGATCCTGGGTGTGCCGCGGGCGCGCCGCGCGATCTCGCGGGCGCCGTCGTCATCGGCGGGAGCCCCCAGTTTGCGGGCATTGCGGCTGACAATCTCAAACAGCTCATCAATGGTGTAGAATTGCAACCGCGTCGGAATGCCAAAGCGGTCGCGCAGCGGTGTCGTCAGCAGGCCCATGCGGGTGGTGGCACCAACAAGGGTGAAGGGCTGCAATTCAATGCGCACAGTGCGCGCGGCAGGGCCTTCGCCGATCACCAGATCCAACTCGAAATCCTCCATCGCCGGGTAGAGCACCTCCTCCACCGCCGGGTTCAGCCGGTGGATTTCGTCGATGAACAGGACGTCGCGGGATTCCAGATTTGTGAGGATCGCCGCC
The nucleotide sequence above comes from Phaeobacter inhibens DSM 16374. Encoded proteins:
- the tolQ gene encoding protein TolQ; translated protein: MEAETLALAQEIDFSMWGLFARATLTVKLVMLMLVVASVWSWAIILQKLINYRLARREAAEFDRAFWSGEPLDGLFDQIGPQPKGQSQRIFAAGMTEWRRSHRTDGALIAGAQARIERSMDVAIAKESEHVQSGLSILATVGSTAPFVGLFGTVWGIMTAFIEIAEQQNTNLAVVAPGIAEALMATGLGLLAAIPAVIFYNKLSADSDRIIGSYEAFADEFSTILSRQLDS
- the ybgF gene encoding tol-pal system protein YbgF, which gives rise to MQLRPFAIAALALTLAMPPLMARAQDEQTLADIRQELTVLHVEIQRLKREMSTTGSPQTNVAGDSVLDRVSAIEAELQRLTAQTEQLSYRVDRVVQDGTNRIGDLEFRLVELEGGDISQLGETTTLGGGELPEGGAPALPATPGTAVDTTSELAVGEQADFDAAKAALDSGAYQEAAEKFAAFTQAYPGSPLAAAVEYNRGKALDGLGDTREAARAYLASFSGNATGETAPKALFELGAALGRLGQTSQACVTLAEVGSRFPGVAETAAAEAERAKLACN
- the ruvB gene encoding Holliday junction branch migration DNA helicase RuvB encodes the protein MIDADPTLRPTPLPEDSAAENDRALRPQGLGEFIGQAEARANLRVFIESARRRGEAMDHTLFHGPPGLGKTTLAQIVARELGVNFRMTSGPVLAKAGDLAAILTNLESRDVLFIDEIHRLNPAVEEVLYPAMEDFELDLVIGEGPAARTVRIELQPFTLVGATTRMGLLTTPLRDRFGIPTRLQFYTIDELFEIVSRNARKLGAPADDDGAREIARRARGTPRIAGRLLRRVVDFAVVEGDGTITRELADGALTRLGVDQLGLDGADRRYLRMVAENYGGGPVGIETMSAALSESRDALEEVIEPYLLQQGLIQRTPRGRMLAHKAWTHLGLTPPRGQGDLLL
- the tolB gene encoding Tol-Pal system beta propeller repeat protein TolB produces the protein MRTYLATLVMGATLLGAAVMAPVVPAQAQDGPLRIEITDGVIEPLPYAVPGFVPETPAAAELARDISRVIAADLSGTGLFREVPASAHISKVTDFDAAVSYADWKAVNAQALITGALSVNGNRLTVRFRGHDVFAEKELGTGLQFSGTTDGWRRMAHKVADVIYSRITGESGYFDSRVVFVSESGPKNDRRKRLAIMDYDGANVQYLTNSASIVLAPRFSPTGDRVLYTSYESGFPQIHVLDVGSVQRRVLSADNGIMSFAPRFAPDGRTVVYSQSQGGNTDIFTMNIDTGARTRLTSAPSIETAPSFSPDGSQIVFESDRSGAPQLYVMAATGGEARRISFGAGRYGTPVWSPRGDMIAFTKQNKGRFHIGVMRTDGSEERLLTASFLDEGPTWSPNGRVIMFTRETQGASGRALLYSVDVSGRNLKPVRTPDGASDPAWSPLQN
- the ybgC gene encoding tol-pal system-associated acyl-CoA thioesterase, whose amino-acid sequence is MIHRFPVRVYYEDTDMGGIVYHANYLRFIERARSDWVRNLGNDQNAMREAGLIWVVRRIEADYLAPAKFDEELRIETEVQKVTPARLTMSQQVFRGETELFRAIVTVVCVNAESGAPIRLPAEIRALL
- the tolR gene encoding protein TolR, with translation MGASVQPNAANGRRRGRRRSRARPMAEINVTPFVDVMLVLLIIFMVAAPLMTVGVPVELPKTAAGALPGDEEEPLTVTMTASGEIQIQTTAVAPDELIAKLRAIAAERSSDQVFLRADGAIPYEAVMQVMGALNAGGFSSVGLVTDVGGPSLDGRAVDDTGQ
- the pal gene encoding peptidoglycan-associated lipoprotein Pal, which produces MSGLTKAMLVAAALGLSACAGNPWDDTAGGNGSGAGAGAGAAGQLDPSSPAYFQQTVGDRVLFAVDQSTLSPAAQSVLQGQARWLTANPDYVVTIEGHADEQGTREYNLALGARRANAAREYLLSQGVAGNRLQVVSFGKERPLEICSNEACYTKNRRAVTVLAGGLTG